A genome region from Rhinopithecus roxellana isolate Shanxi Qingling chromosome 10, ASM756505v1, whole genome shotgun sequence includes the following:
- the KERA gene encoding keratocan — translation MAGTICFILWVLFITDTVWTRSVRQVYEVHDSDDWTIHDFECPVECFCPPSFPTALYCENRGLKEIPAIPSRIWYLYLQNNLIETIPEKPFENATQLRWINLNKNKITNYGIEKGALSQLKKLLFLFLEDNELEEVPSPLPRSLEQLQLARNKVSRIPQGTFSNLENLTLLDLQNNKLVDNAFQRDTFKGLKNLMQLNMAKNALRNMPPRLPANTMQLFLDNNSIEGIPENYFNVIPKVAFLRLNHNKLSDEGLPSRGFDVSSILDLQLSHNQLTKVPRISAHLQHLHLDHNKIKSVNVSVICPSPSTLPAERDSFSYGPHLRYLRLDGNEIKPPVPMALMTCFRLLQAVII, via the exons ATGGCAGGCACAATCTGTTTCATCTTGTGGGTGTTATTCATAACAGACACTGTGTGGACTAGAAGTGTGAGGCAGGTCTATGAAGTACATGACTCAGATGATTGGACTATTCATGACTTCGAGTGTCCCGTGGAATGTTTCTGCCCACCCAGTTTTCCTACTGCTTTATATTGTGAAAATAGAGGCCTCAAAGAAATCCCTGCTATTCCTTCAAGAATTTGGTATCTTTATCTTCAAAACAACCTGATAGAAACCATTCCTGAAAAGCCATTTGAGAATGCCACCCAGTTAAGATGGATAAATctaaacaagaacaaaataaccAACTATGGAATTGAAAAAGGAGCCCTAAGCCAGCTGAAGAAGTTGCTCTTCTTATTTCTGGAAGATAATGAGCTAGAGGAGGTACCTTCTCCATTGCCAAGAAGTTTAGAACAATTACAATTAGCTAGAAATAAGGTGTCCAGAATTCCTCAAGGGACCTTTAGCAATCTGGAGAACCTGACCCTTCTTGACCTGCAGAACAATAAATTAGTGGACAATGCCTTTCAAAGAGACACTTTTAAAGGACTCAAGAACCTCATGCAGCTAAACATGGCCAAGAATGCCCTGAGGAATATGCCTCCAAGATTACCAGCCAATACAATGCAATTGTTTTTAGACAACAATTCCATTGAAGGAAtaccagaaaattattttaatgtgattCCTAAAGTGGCCTTTTTGAGACTAAATCACAACAAATTATCAGATGAGGGTCTCCCATCAAGAGGATTTGATGTATCATCAATTCTAGATCTTCAACTGTCACACAATCAACTCACAAAGGTTCCCCGAATCAGTGCTCATCTTCAGCACCTTCACCTTGAtcataacaaaattaaaa GTGTGAATGTCTCTGTAATATGTCCCAGCCCATCCACACTGCCTGCAGAACGAGATTCCTTCAGTTATGGACCTCATCTTCGCTACCTCCGTCTGGATGGAAATGAAATCAAACCACCAGTCCCAATGGCTTTAATGACCTGCTTCAGACTTCTGCAGGCTGTCATTATTTAA